A single genomic interval of Chiloscyllium punctatum isolate Juve2018m chromosome 35, sChiPun1.3, whole genome shotgun sequence harbors:
- the LOC140459712 gene encoding transcriptional and immune response regulator-like, producing the protein MAISLDSEYCYSHRVSPLVYGQLFDSELRKRAAPNIFESVNQAALQRLFERAGDRKAEERARIISTNQGSEEITRALIALRLRKRMKLLQLFHLGRKRLQVLSGPR; encoded by the coding sequence ATGGCCATCAGCCTGGACAGCGAGTACTGCTATTCGCACCGAGTCAGCCCTCTGGTCTACGGGCAACTCTTCGACAGCGAGCTTCGCAAGAGAGCGGCCCCGAACATCTTCGAGTCGGTGAACCAAGCGGCGCTGCAGCGCCTGTTCGAGCGAGCAGGAGACAGGAAAGCCGAGGAGAGGGCGAGGATCATTTCCACAAACCAAGGCAGCGAGGAGATCACCCGAGCCCTGATCGCACTGAGGCTCAGGAAGAGGATGAAACTCCTGCAACTGTTCCACCTTGGCAGGAAACGTCTCCAGGTCCTCTCGGGTCCTCGATAG